The Sediminicola sp. YIK13 genomic sequence GGTAAAAAGAATTATTTTGTGTTGGTGGCCAACTAGAAGCAGGCATAAATATTAAAAAAAACGGGTATTGAACAGGTTCAATACCCGTTTTTTAATGCTTGTTGTTAAATAAAGGTAATTCCTTGACGAGCACAGATCTCCATGACCTTTTCCATATCGGGTGGTCCTGGCGGCAAAGCGCCCAGTTCTTCAAACATGTTTTCTATCCCGGCGGGAAAGACGCTTAAAATTACTTTGGCATTTTTATCACCTATCACTTTCCACGAATGGGGTACATTTCTTGGGCCAAAAGCCAGATCACCTGCTTTTAATACAGTGGTTTTATCCCCCACGGTCAGTTCCAATTCCCCTTCCAACACTTTGAATATTTCATCCTCCTTGGTATGTACATGCGGAGGGATCATCGTGCAAGGCGTATTATATTCTTCTATGAGGGTAAAGAGACCGTTCGTATCTTTCCCGGTCAATTTAAAAGTCTGAATATCCCCAAGGACATTGATAGTCTTTCCTTCATCGTTCCTAATAATTTTAGGATCCATTGTCACC encodes the following:
- a CDS encoding quercetin 2,3-dioxygenase, translating into MKRKDFIKHSMWVGATAFTLPALGNPLNKNTSAVTMDPKIIRNDEGKTINVLGDIQTFKLTGKDTNGLFTLIEEYNTPCTMIPPHVHTKEDEIFKVLEGELELTVGDKTTVLKAGDLAFGPRNVPHSWKVIGDKNAKVILSVFPAGIENMFEELGALPPGPPDMEKVMEICARQGITFI